In the genome of Myroides phaeus, one region contains:
- a CDS encoding histone H1: MKELMEKISAEFEAFTQDANLQMENGNKAAGTRARKASLSIEKLLKEFRKASLEASK; this comes from the coding sequence ATGAAAGAATTAATGGAGAAAATCAGCGCAGAGTTTGAAGCATTCACACAAGATGCTAACTTACAAATGGAAAATGGAAACAAAGCGGCTGGAACAAGAGCTCGTAAAGCTTCTTTATCTATTGAGAAACTTTTAAAAGAGTTTAGAAAAGCTTCTTTAGAGGCTTCTAAATAA
- a CDS encoding DEAD/DEAH box helicase, which translates to MNKAEILQNLNITALNEMQTKAFNAAQKKNNIILLSPTGSGKTVAFLMPLINRLDPNVKGVQAVILVPSRELALQIETVFKKMGTAFKINACYGGHSTRTELNNFSTPPAVLVGTPGRVAFHVEEGSFNTETVKSYVIDEFDKALEMGFQDDMDYIINSFDNINFRMLTSATALKKIPDFTGIEDPERIHFLKSEEAKPDLTFSQVISTAEEKLETVIKLVGKIGKDTILIFCNHRDAVARISETLTKKGVANGAFHGGLLQEERERALMMFRNGSCHILIATDLAARGLDIPEIGHVIHYQIPEKEDAFIHRNGRTARMKASGKAYVMVTNDEKFSFIDPELPIENLEGKYKIDNQTDFKTIYISAGKKDKVNKVDIVGFLIKTGGLNKENIGLIDVRDKQAFVAVSTHKIKPLLAKLEDTKLKNKKVKIALAKE; encoded by the coding sequence ATGAATAAAGCAGAAATACTTCAAAACTTAAATATTACAGCGTTAAACGAAATGCAAACAAAGGCATTTAACGCTGCTCAAAAAAAGAATAACATTATCTTATTGTCACCTACTGGGTCAGGTAAAACAGTGGCTTTTCTTATGCCTCTTATCAACCGTTTAGACCCTAATGTAAAAGGTGTTCAAGCAGTTATTCTTGTTCCTTCACGCGAATTAGCATTACAGATAGAAACTGTTTTTAAAAAAATGGGAACAGCGTTTAAAATCAACGCTTGCTACGGTGGACATTCTACAAGAACTGAACTAAACAATTTTAGTACACCTCCTGCTGTATTAGTTGGTACACCTGGTCGTGTGGCATTTCACGTTGAAGAAGGTTCTTTTAATACTGAAACGGTTAAAAGTTACGTAATCGACGAATTTGATAAGGCTTTAGAGATGGGATTCCAAGATGATATGGACTACATCATCAACTCTTTTGACAATATTAACTTTAGAATGCTGACTTCTGCTACGGCTTTGAAGAAAATTCCTGATTTCACAGGTATCGAAGACCCTGAGCGTATTCACTTTTTAAAATCTGAAGAAGCTAAACCAGACTTAACTTTTAGTCAGGTTATTTCTACTGCTGAAGAGAAATTAGAGACTGTAATTAAATTAGTTGGTAAAATTGGAAAAGACACTATTCTTATTTTCTGTAACCATAGAGATGCAGTAGCGAGAATTAGCGAAACGTTGACTAAAAAAGGGGTTGCTAATGGTGCTTTTCACGGTGGTTTGTTACAAGAAGAACGCGAGCGCGCTTTAATGATGTTTAGAAATGGTAGTTGTCATATTCTAATTGCCACAGATTTAGCTGCACGCGGATTAGATATTCCGGAAATAGGACACGTAATTCACTACCAAATTCCAGAAAAAGAAGATGCGTTTATCCACAGAAATGGTCGTACTGCTCGTATGAAAGCTTCTGGTAAAGCATACGTTATGGTTACAAATGATGAAAAGTTTAGTTTCATCGATCCTGAATTGCCGATTGAAAACTTAGAAGGGAAGTATAAAATAGACAACCAAACTGACTTTAAAACTATTTATATCAGTGCTGGTAAAAAAGACAAGGTAAACAAGGTAGACATCGTTGGTTTTTTAATTAAAACAGGTGGTTTAAACAAAGAGAATATTGGTTTAATTGACGTGAGGGATAAGCAAGCTTTTGTAGCTGTAAGCACTCATAAAATAAAACCTTTATTAGCTAAATTAGAAGATACTAAGCTAAAAAATAAAAAAGTGAAGATTGCTCTTGCTAAAGAGTAA